The window GGAGGCTTAGGTTTTCGTAATCTACGTTAGTTCAACCTCACCCTCTTGGATAAGCAGGGGTGGAAACTGATTCAATCCCCAGGCAGTTTGGTTAGCAAAATTTTCAAAGCTCAGCATTATCCAAATGGCACCTTCTTAACTGCTAAAATGGTGGCAGCCGTAGTTATATCTGACGTAGTACGATTCTCAAGAAGGGTGAGATCAGGCAGATAAGTAGACATTCTAACTATCATTGGCCTCCTTATCAAACGATTATTGGCTCCCGGATTAGGAGGATCCATATATTCACACGAAGCATGAAGGTCCAATAGAACAGTTGCATCTCTAATGATCCCTGGAGGAAATCAACGGGACGCTGATCTGGTAAAAGATATGTTCGAGGAGAGATGCAAATCTGATGTCAATCTCTCTAAGGAACAATGACAGCGACTCTTGGTACTGGAAGGAAGAAAAGCTGGGTCAGTATAGTGTGAGAAGTGCCTACGGGGTAAGGGTTGATACAAGCAGATAAAGGATCCACACATACATCTGACAACTCGGGTTTTTGACGTAAGTTATGAAATTTAAAGGTACCTCCAAAGGTGAAAAGCTTCCTGTGGCATGCATCCACAGGTATTCTCCCAACCAAAACACAACTGAGGTTAAAGCAAGTGAAGATAAACGTGTTATGCCCAGTCTGCAATGAggaattagaatcaatttgtcaTGCTCTTGTTTCCTGTCAATTGGCTCAGGCTTGCTGGAACATAGTTGGTAAATGGAATCACGTACAGGACAATGTAATTTCATGGAATGGCTCGACCAGGTTTTCAAAGCTAACAATGGGGAGGATATTAGTTCTATAGTCATGCTGCTTTGGTCGTTATGGAAAAGCATGAACGAGCTAGTATGGAATCAACGAGGAATGGGAGTTGATGAGATTGTAGAGTCTGCATAATCAGTACTTAACCAAAGGCAGAATGCTCAGGATAAAACTTTTGACAATTTGCTTGGTCTTGTGACACAAGAAGATGGAGCTGAGTACTAGAAACTTCCCATCGAAGGTACGGTTAAGGTAAACACAGATACAACAATCTTCCGTGAGTCCAAATGTTACAGTTATTCCATGATCGCCCTTAACCACAGCAGAGAGCTGATAGAAGCGAAATTGAAGTGTAACCAAGGTACAATCAGTCGGGAACTAGCAGAAGCAATGGGAGTACGAGAGGGTTTAAGCCGGGTAAAATCATCTGCATGGAGAGACGTCGAGATCGAGACAGAATGTATGCTCATCGTCCAAGCAATCAGAAGCAATGATGTCTGTTTATCATACCTCGGCATAATAGTAGACGAATGCAAACAAATTTTGTACGAGTTTGTTGATCAAAAAGTATCTTTTGAAATTTGTCAAGCGGTCAGCGAATAAGTTCATTACGTGGCTAGATGTAATTGTTTTGTAGTCGGAGGGCGGATAACATCCTTTCAAAAATTTTACATGTACTACTGCATGATTTGAAGTTTTATTGAAATCTTTTCTTTGTGGCAAAAAAATGGTAACTCTTTCTGCGTAAATTCTTCCAAATTCGATATTAGTGTTTTTTTCTTTGAATCTCAGCAGATAAGTCTAACAAAACACTATATTATGTATTTATCGTTTTTTTAATtccaacaaaacattacaccaaATTCGATATTAGTGTTTTTAACTCGTTCCTATTGAGAGTATTTCTTTTAGATTGTATAatatttgaaacattaatatttcaaattaggATAATAAGCGACATCTTGTATATAAGCACCTAAACTCTCTTTTAAGTTTATGTTAAGGGTATTTGATGCTCTTTTTGTCCCCTCTCGTTACtatttgacacatattttaatacttttataaaatattattttataataagatttttttctgaataaaaatttaatactcacttttttataatattaaaatgtgtaCGGCTCGCTGCGTATACAAGtcgacggagggagtataaaaaattaaaataatcaaacCAAATCAGCGGCACTAGTACATAACACGGCACGCTTATctagagaaaagaaaagatttcgTGCAAAGTCAGCAACAACTCAAACAATCTTTCTCGTTTTACTGCTGCTGCTATCTTATCTCTTTCACCTCTCCGCTGAATCAACTCAACAACACTCCTCCTCTGAATCATTCAGATCAGATCAGACATTCAGATGGCGTATGTAGATCAGTCATTCTCAATCACCGACGACGATCTCATGATGGACGATTTCTCCTACACGATTCACAACCGCCCTCCCATCAAAGAAATCGCTCTCGCCGTCTCGCTCCTCGTCTTCGGTATTCTCGTCATCGTCGCCGGGGTATTTATGTCACTTTACAAAGTCGGCGGCGATCACGCTCATGGTAAGTAACTACTTCTTCGCCCTACGCCTCTTTTGCTGAAGTGGTTGTTTCCGTTTTTGCCCCTGTTGATTTAGTTATTTACTTTTGGGTAATTTTTGTTGGCAGGTGTGTTCTTTGCGATTTTGGGCTCGGTTTTGTTCATTCCGGGGTTTTATTATACAAGGATTGCTTACTATGCGTATAAGGGGTACCAAGGTTTTTCCTTCTCAAATATTCCCCCTGTTTGATTTTTCCATGTAATGATAGTCTGAGGATGTGAATTAAACGATAATGCGTTCTGTGAGCTTCGTTTtgtaaatatatgtatacagAGTAATTGTTGATTAGTtctttacttttgtaattttataaccTACCGTGTTGCTAGCTTTTGTTGTAATATATTCGagcggatttttttttgttagctTCAATTTTGTCCAATTTTTATATACACATGGTTAATTTAGTACTATTCGTCCCTCTTTTAATTAGTTTCTATGTTTAGCTGGATAGTACCTAGTGACTTGAATACTTGATTATAATGTGTTGTATCATATGATCCTTTTAATTGGATGGGATTCAATGGAAGATCATTGCGCTAATTTGTGAAGAGAAGATAGTGACTTCATTTATTCCTACCAAATTGAACTTGAGCTCATAAAAAATAACCAATTTAAGAATGAATACGTCATCGAAATTTGCTCCCTTCCGTTTGTTTTTTACTCTATCCCATTCATTCAGCATTCTCCCTCCTTGTTTTGTTCACAAGTATTTATTTCGTTGCTTCCAGTGAAAAGGATTGTTAAGGAGGGAGCAGTACTACTTTACTATGTACCACTTTTTACAAGCTTCTTCAATTTGGTTTTACCACCTGCCCAATGTATCAAATCTTAACCCGTGTTTGTTTCAAACTCTATATATAAACAAGCAGCTATTTGAACTACCGGAGTCGTCCTTTGTTAATATTTTCCTCATAATTCTTGTCCATTTGTTTAGCATTTTCGTTTGTTGTCTTTGAAAGGGACTTGAAAATCATGGGATAGATTTTTCTATGACCTTTATTTGCTCCAAGGGTGCTTAAGTTTGTATTTAACAACTTTTAACTTGTTATATTCATGTGTAGGCTCTTAAGATTTTAGTACAAATAACAGCTTGACTATGATCTCAAATATGCTACTCCATCTGTCCCATTTATATTGGCCACATTATTTAACTTTTTGTCACAAAAGTATTGTCCACATTAACCTTTTGTTAGTTTCTTGAAAAACTAATACAAATCTAATAACTCTTGgtctatttaatattatgaataaaaagtggattttgattggtgtacaTAATAAACGGGAGACGGTGAGTATTTTATGATAAGTATTCTAGAAGTAGAATTGGAAATGAACTCTGATGTTGGGATCAGTTCAAGTTTTCCCACAGAATGCTTTGCTTGAGTGCTCTTTTTAATTGTCCTGTCATGTATTTGGTTTAGTTGTACTAATGGAAGTTCCTAATCAAAAGACGAATTTGGAAGCTGTAAATGTATCACACAAGGTAAGTGAATTGTTCATGTATATACTCTTTTTCTTGTATAGATTGATGTTGGATGGTCTAGGCATGTGTTGAATAAGATATGCCTCTATTAGGGATCTGCAGAAATGTCATTACCGTGGGTTATTATGTGGATATTCAGAGATCATTAGCTGCTTCCTGCTATTTGCATTATGTTAGGTTGATAACGAGTCCCTGAACCATCTACTACCGTACCTCTACTTGATTTGTTGTgtcttatgtttttttttaatcctgGTAATGTCTTACATCGGCATGTTGTGAACCTATATGGTATATCTACAGAAAGTGTATCTTACTATATGCAAGATCTCTATATCTATCAGTTTGGTACATGTAGTGATGCAATAAATTACCGACTGTATCTTCTTATGTGTCTATCAGTTATCTTTTCTTTCaggaaaataattaaatgttgAGTCATAAATCATAAATGTGTGTATCATAacatttgataatttttatgtatCAAGTTATtaacatatatgaatattaaaagaaattgaagcataatttatttatatactattgtATATCTTTAAGGGGCAGATGTGTAGAAGTATTTCCACTATTAATGTCACAGGCTCCTCCCCTTTTCTTTCTGAAATTTATGGCCAGTgtacaatttattatttagcGTTCCAATATGCTTAATTAGTTTTCGAACACCACCTGGTCTCTACTGAGTACTGACTGCGAGCAACAATCAGAGCAGATTATGAGAGAAGCTCTTCCATTTTCATCCCCAGTCTTCGCAAAGAATACAAGAAAAGGCTAGAGGCTTTTTCCAAGTGGTTGTGTACCTTACTTCCCCCGGTTTCTTGTCGGTACCCCTTGTATTATTATAGATGTGGCACAAGTGTGCCACAAGCCTCTGAGCCTTGTGTGTACAAAACGAAAGATGACTGCCCAGCCAGTCATTGCCTTGGTCTGGTGCGACGTATGCATCTGTAATGGGCAAGGCTAGTTGTAGCATGCAAACAATGATATAAAGCTTTGCTAATGTGAATTTCGTCGGGGACATTTATAGCATGCTTGAGATAATGAACATTGTACAATCTTGCCAAGATAGAACTCATTGGTTATGCTTGGAGGATAGTGCTGTCTGGCCATCCAGACTGCACTATGTGTTTGTAGGAAAGGAGGAAGCCGATCTTTAACTAGTAGATCAGACATCAGTTACTCCGTTTGGTCTGATTTTGGTTTGAGCTTAGTTTTATCAATAAATCAAATTTGGAAATTTCAGAACCCATTGAATTGACAAAAACCCTGAAAAACATTGAGGTCCGAATGCATCAGCACTTGAGTTAGGAGGGTAGCATTAAACCTTTACACATGGAGACCGAAAATCCTACAAGAATAAGTCATAAATGTTCTTCAAGCAGTAATCGGTGAGAAATAACATAACCGATTTTCCGGTTTGTTCCCAGAATAAACTTACATTCTTAGCATTTACACATTCGCGTGGATACAAAAATGACTCTGTAAAATCGTATTCCGTTTTACGAGGGAAACAAGCCAttcataaaacaaaaacaattcaaaataatcttCACTTTGAATGAACACAAATTAAACTGTCGTGACTGCTCCAACTTGTTGATACCGTTCTTAGAAGTTTCACCATTCAAGTTGATCGGAGGATAGATGCACCCTTGACACTACTAACTTTTTTTCACTTGTGCCCTTGGGGACGACAGTGGTGGGACAAGCTGTTTCAAAGATCATCTCAGTCAAACTAACTTAAATTACTACCATCGGAAATAAGGACTTTATTGTGCCGTCTAGGCGACACTTCTAATATCTAGAACTAAGGGCTGTTGGACATTTCGAGAGACGGAAAGTAAGGCATATTAATGTTGTAGTAGCCCCCAATATATAACTTCTAGTATAAAACTATGTTTTGCACATCCTAGTCTAAAAGTCATTCATATAACAAATGGAATGTAAAACTCTAACAGTACAAAGAGCAACTTCGAAAATTTAATATTGCAGGTTGTATGTTCACTAAATGCAAGCGCCAACTATGCATTTTACTATCGatcaaattttataatcaaTAATTCTAACAATTCAAGCAAACCACTTTGAATCGTGTACATCAAAGTcaatttagttatatatttattcttgGCCATAGCGAGCGAATAATTAACAGTAAATTACTTCCAAATAAAGAAACATAAGTTGGACAAGAACGGTCCGTCGTCGCTAGTTTCTCACGTGCATGAACGTGTGCTGTGCCGACAACAACTGAGCTGCAAACTCTATCCGCAACTCTTTCTTTCATTCTCTATGTACATACAGCTTCATTTAATGACTATGATTATTGATCAACAAAAATCGGAACTTCAAACTAATGTATTCAAACTTAAGTATTGGTGTTTAGATTAGCAAATTTATTATATGGAGCGGGGATCTCACTTCCATCTAGTGAGTAAATCATTCCCTCCACATCTCGTGAATACTCATTCTCATACGTCATTAATCCGTTCTTATTCCCGAATCTCATTCCCGCTCCAGTACAGACGCCCCCTTAGTTTCATATATCATTCACAAATCACACCCCATTGCAATCAGACAAGAATCTCTAGGACGAACCACATTTTGTCTCGAAAAGGGATTCTTCAATTTATTATGCGCCTTTCATAAACTTATTCTTATATTTAACCATTCTATGCACACAATGCTGTGGCTACTAGACATGCATGTGTGTGTGAATCTATATTATTAAGCCTCATGCACAAAGAGGCTGGCGCTGTTCCTTCACTTGCGATCCTTTGTCGAATTCAGACTCCTTTTTTCACTATACTACCTTCTTTATAACTCAGCATTTGCTTAAAACTCTCTTTCTTCTTAACTTTGTTCTCTCACTTGGTTACTTCAATTTGTCTTGTGGATAGCTAGCAA of the Daucus carota subsp. sativus chromosome 4, DH1 v3.0, whole genome shotgun sequence genome contains:
- the LOC108215888 gene encoding uncharacterized protein LOC108215888; its protein translation is MAYVDQSFSITDDDLMMDDFSYTIHNRPPIKEIALAVSLLVFGILVIVAGVFMSLYKVGGDHAHGVFFAILGSVLFIPGFYYTRIAYYAYKGYQGFSFSNIPPV